A single region of the Mycobacterium lentiflavum genome encodes:
- a CDS encoding acyl-CoA thioesterase yields the protein MAIIPPAPERLTSSDFPVLWPVGTRWADNDMFGHLNNAVYYQLFDTAINAWITIGTGLDPTTMPALGVVAESGCRYFSELQFPQSLDVGLAVTRLGRSSVTYRLGVFGAREGEQPRPVTALGHWVHVYVDRTSRKSIPIPDPVRTLLSTACVEA from the coding sequence ATGGCTATCATTCCGCCGGCACCGGAGCGTCTCACCAGCAGCGACTTCCCGGTGCTGTGGCCGGTGGGCACCCGGTGGGCCGACAACGACATGTTCGGTCACCTCAACAATGCGGTCTATTACCAATTGTTCGACACCGCGATCAATGCCTGGATCACGATCGGCACCGGACTTGACCCGACCACGATGCCGGCATTGGGCGTGGTCGCCGAGTCGGGCTGCCGCTACTTCTCCGAACTGCAATTCCCGCAGAGTCTGGACGTGGGTCTCGCCGTCACACGGCTGGGCCGAAGCAGCGTCACCTACCGGCTCGGCGTGTTCGGTGCAAGAGAGGGTGAACAGCCGCGGCCGGTGACCGCGCTCGGGCATTGGGTGCACGTTTACGTCGACCGCACCAGCCGCAAATCCATTCCGATTCCCGACCCCGTCCGGACGCTGCTGTCGACGGCCTGCGTCGAGGCTTAA
- a CDS encoding SRPBCC family protein, producing the protein MPVLSKTVEVETNAAAIMGIVADFERYPEWSDGAKGCWVLARYDDGRPSQIRLDAAYQGFEGVFIQAVYYPGPNQIQTVLQQGELFKKQEQLFSVVETGASSLLTVDIDVEPSMPVPAPMVKMMLNNVLDHLAENLKKRAEQLAAN; encoded by the coding sequence ATGCCTGTTCTGAGCAAAACTGTCGAGGTCGAAACCAACGCCGCCGCCATCATGGGCATCGTCGCGGATTTCGAGCGGTACCCGGAGTGGAGCGACGGGGCCAAGGGCTGCTGGGTGCTGGCGCGCTACGACGACGGCCGGCCCAGCCAGATTCGCCTGGACGCCGCCTACCAAGGCTTCGAGGGCGTGTTCATCCAGGCCGTCTACTACCCCGGGCCGAACCAGATCCAGACCGTGCTGCAGCAGGGCGAACTGTTCAAGAAGCAGGAACAGCTGTTCAGTGTGGTCGAAACCGGCGCCTCGAGCCTGTTGACCGTCGACATCGACGTCGAACCGTCGATGCCGGTGCCCGCGCCGATGGTGAAGATGATGCTCAACAACGTGCTCGATCACCTCGCGGAAAACCTGAAGAAGCGCGCCGAGCAGTTGGCCGCCAACTAG
- a CDS encoding GntR family transcriptional regulator: MNVPLSTRTHGRRRQLRRAQLSDEVAGHLRAAIMSGTLRPGTFIRLDETAAELGVSVTPVREALLKLRGEGMVQLEPHRGHVVLPLTRQDIDDIFWLQATIARELAAAATSHITEAEIDELERINNSLSAAVGSSDPETIAGIEFSFHRVFNQASGRIKLAWFLLNAARYMPVLVYAGDPQWGVAAVDNHRQLIGALRRRDTPAVIEHTVWQFTDAAQRLTHMLDGAGIFG; this comes from the coding sequence GTGAACGTACCTCTATCTACGCGAACCCACGGCAGGCGGCGGCAGCTGCGCCGGGCGCAGCTGTCGGACGAGGTGGCAGGCCACCTAAGGGCAGCGATCATGTCGGGCACGTTGCGCCCGGGCACCTTCATACGCCTGGACGAGACGGCGGCCGAACTCGGGGTCAGCGTGACGCCGGTGCGCGAGGCTCTGCTGAAGTTGCGCGGCGAGGGCATGGTGCAGCTCGAGCCGCACCGCGGTCACGTTGTGCTGCCGCTGACCCGTCAGGACATCGACGACATCTTCTGGCTGCAGGCCACCATCGCCAGGGAACTGGCCGCGGCCGCCACCTCACACATCACCGAGGCCGAGATCGACGAGCTGGAGCGGATCAACAATTCGCTGTCCGCGGCCGTGGGCTCCAGCGATCCCGAGACCATCGCGGGCATCGAGTTCTCGTTCCACCGGGTCTTCAACCAGGCCAGCGGGCGAATCAAGCTGGCCTGGTTCCTGCTCAACGCCGCGCGGTATATGCCGGTGCTGGTGTACGCCGGCGATCCACAGTGGGGTGTGGCCGCGGTCGACAATCACCGGCAGCTGATCGGCGCGCTGCGCCGTCGCGATACACCCGCGGTGATCGAGCACACGGTCTGGCAATTCACCGACGCGGCGCAGCGACTGACCCACATGCTGGACGGGGCCGGGATCTTCGGTTGA
- the fadD5 gene encoding fatty-acid--CoA ligase FadD5: MTAQLASHQAQASQPSHPTAQPYLARRQNWVNQLERHALMQPQAVALRFTGRTLTWADLQRRVSALAGALRRRGVGAGDRVMILMLNRTEFIEAMLATNMLGGIAVPLNFRLTPSEIAFLVEDCEARVMVTEAVLAPVATGVRDIAPLLATVIVAGGSTDDNVLGYEDLIDEPGDAPDPADVPNDSPALIMYTSGTTGRPKGAVLTHTNLTGQTMTGLYTNGADINNDVGFVGVPLFHIAGVGNLLGGLLLGLPTVIYPLGAFDPGQLLDVLAAEKVTGIFLVPAQWQAVCAEQQARPRDLKLRIMSWGAAPAPDALLREMSATFPGTQILAAFGQTEMSPVTCMLLGEDAIRKRGSVGKVIPTVAARVVDENMNDVPIGEVGEIVYRAPTLMSGYWNNPEATAEAFAGGWFHSGDLVRMDEEGYVWVVDRKKDMIISGGENIYCAEVENVLAGHPSIVEVAVIGRVHEKWGEVPVAVAAIAVDSLRLEDLDEFLTERLARYKHPKALEIVDALPRNPAGKVLKTELRVRYGTAGRTQNEATSRDFTPREES; encoded by the coding sequence TTGACCGCGCAACTTGCTAGCCACCAGGCACAAGCGTCGCAGCCGTCACACCCGACCGCGCAGCCGTATCTGGCCCGCCGGCAGAACTGGGTCAACCAGCTCGAGCGGCACGCACTAATGCAGCCGCAGGCCGTCGCGCTGCGATTCACCGGTCGCACGCTGACATGGGCTGACCTGCAGCGACGGGTCAGCGCGCTGGCCGGAGCACTGCGCCGCCGCGGGGTCGGCGCCGGCGACCGGGTGATGATCCTGATGCTCAACCGGACCGAGTTCATCGAGGCGATGCTGGCCACCAACATGCTCGGCGGCATTGCGGTTCCGCTGAACTTCCGGCTCACCCCGTCCGAGATCGCCTTCCTGGTCGAGGACTGCGAGGCCCGGGTGATGGTCACCGAAGCGGTGTTGGCTCCGGTGGCCACCGGCGTGCGCGACATTGCGCCCCTGCTTGCCACCGTCATCGTGGCCGGCGGGTCGACCGACGACAACGTGCTCGGCTACGAAGACCTGATCGACGAGCCCGGTGACGCGCCCGACCCGGCGGACGTCCCGAACGACTCGCCGGCGCTGATCATGTACACCTCGGGCACCACCGGCCGCCCCAAGGGCGCGGTGCTCACCCACACCAACCTGACCGGGCAGACGATGACCGGGCTCTACACCAACGGCGCGGATATCAATAACGATGTCGGCTTCGTCGGTGTCCCGCTGTTCCACATCGCCGGCGTCGGCAACCTGCTCGGTGGGCTGCTCCTGGGGCTGCCCACGGTCATCTATCCCCTCGGGGCGTTCGACCCCGGACAGCTGCTCGACGTGCTCGCGGCGGAGAAGGTCACCGGCATCTTCCTGGTTCCCGCGCAATGGCAGGCCGTGTGCGCCGAGCAGCAGGCCCGCCCTCGCGACCTCAAGCTGAGGATCATGTCGTGGGGAGCCGCCCCCGCTCCGGACGCGCTGCTGCGGGAGATGTCGGCGACGTTCCCCGGCACCCAGATCCTGGCCGCGTTCGGTCAGACCGAGATGTCTCCGGTCACCTGCATGCTGCTCGGCGAGGACGCGATCCGTAAGCGCGGATCGGTCGGCAAGGTGATCCCGACGGTCGCCGCCCGCGTCGTCGACGAAAACATGAACGATGTGCCGATCGGTGAGGTCGGCGAAATCGTCTATCGGGCACCGACATTGATGAGCGGCTATTGGAACAACCCGGAGGCCACCGCGGAGGCGTTCGCGGGCGGCTGGTTCCACTCCGGTGACCTCGTCCGGATGGACGAGGAGGGCTACGTCTGGGTCGTGGACCGCAAGAAGGACATGATCATCTCGGGCGGCGAGAACATCTACTGCGCCGAAGTGGAGAACGTGCTGGCCGGCCACCCCAGCATCGTCGAGGTCGCGGTCATCGGCCGGGTCCACGAGAAATGGGGCGAGGTACCGGTCGCGGTCGCGGCGATCGCCGTCGATAGCCTCCGGCTCGAGGATCTGGACGAATTCCTGACCGAGCGCCTCGCCCGTTACAAGCACCCCAAGGCACTCGAGATCGTCGACGCGTTGCCCCGGAACCCGGCCGGCAAGGTCCTCAAGACTGAGCTACGGGTTCGCTACGGCACCGCAGGCAGAACGCAAAACGAGGCTACTTCAAGGGATTTCACGCCGAGAGAGGAAAGCTGA
- a CDS encoding MlaE family ABC transporter permease, which translates to MVTSTSAGGRGPYLVGYLRDQLETPLTLIGGFFRMCVLTGGALFRRPFQWREFVLQCWFIMRVAFLPTVFVSIPLTVLLIFTLNVLLAQFGAADLSGAGAAIGAVTQLGPLTTVLVVAGAGSTAICADLGARTIREEIDAMEVLGIDPIHRLVVPRVIAATLVATLLNGLVITVGLVGGYLFGVYLQNVSGGAYLATLTTITGLPEVVIATLKAAIFGLIAGLVGCYRGLTVRGGSKGLGTAVNETVVLCVVALYAVNVILTTIGVRFGTGH; encoded by the coding sequence GTGGTGACTTCGACGTCTGCGGGCGGGCGGGGCCCCTACCTCGTCGGCTACCTGCGCGACCAGCTGGAGACGCCGCTGACGCTGATCGGCGGGTTCTTCCGGATGTGTGTCCTGACCGGCGGGGCGTTGTTCCGCCGGCCCTTCCAGTGGCGCGAGTTCGTCCTGCAGTGCTGGTTCATCATGCGGGTCGCGTTCCTGCCGACCGTCTTCGTCTCGATCCCGCTGACCGTGCTGCTGATCTTCACGCTCAACGTGCTGCTGGCCCAGTTCGGTGCCGCCGACCTGTCCGGCGCGGGCGCGGCGATCGGTGCGGTCACCCAGCTCGGTCCGCTGACCACGGTGCTGGTGGTCGCCGGCGCCGGATCGACCGCGATCTGCGCCGACCTGGGCGCACGCACCATCCGCGAGGAAATCGACGCGATGGAGGTGCTCGGCATCGACCCGATCCACCGCCTGGTGGTGCCCCGGGTGATCGCCGCGACCCTGGTCGCCACGCTGCTCAACGGCCTGGTCATCACCGTCGGCCTGGTGGGCGGCTACCTGTTCGGGGTGTATCTGCAGAACGTCTCCGGGGGCGCCTACCTGGCCACCCTGACCACGATCACCGGCCTGCCCGAGGTCGTCATCGCGACCCTCAAGGCCGCGATCTTCGGCCTGATCGCCGGCCTGGTCGGCTGCTACCGCGGCCTGACCGTGCGAGGCGGTTCGAAGGGCCTGGGCACCGCCGTCAACGAAACCGTGGTGCTCTGCGTCGTCGCGCTGTACGCGGTGAACGTCATCTTGACAACGATCGGTGTGCGATTCGGGACGGGACACTGA
- a CDS encoding MlaE family ABC transporter permease, giving the protein MTNVAVLRARFPRAAENLNRYGGAAGRGLDDIGRMAWFAMTCIAHVPHALRNYRKETLRLIAQIGMGTGAMAVVGGTVAIVGFVTLSGSSLVAIQGFASLGNIGVEAFTGFFAALINVRIAAPVVTGIAMAATVGAGATAELGAMRISEEIDALEVMGIKSISFLATTRFMAGLVVIIPIYALAMIMCFLSPQITTTVLYGQSNGTYDHYFRTFLRPDDVFWSFLEAIIITAVVMITHCFYGYNAGGGPVGVGEAVGRSMRFSLVSVQVVVLSAALALYGVNPNFALTV; this is encoded by the coding sequence ATGACAAACGTCGCCGTACTGCGCGCCCGGTTCCCGCGGGCAGCCGAAAACCTGAACCGCTACGGCGGTGCCGCCGGCCGCGGGCTCGACGACATCGGCCGGATGGCCTGGTTCGCAATGACCTGCATCGCGCACGTGCCGCACGCGCTGCGCAACTACCGCAAGGAAACGCTGCGGTTGATCGCCCAGATCGGCATGGGCACCGGTGCCATGGCCGTCGTCGGTGGCACCGTCGCCATCGTCGGCTTCGTCACGCTGTCCGGTAGCTCGCTGGTCGCGATCCAGGGTTTCGCGTCGCTGGGCAACATCGGCGTCGAGGCGTTCACCGGGTTCTTCGCCGCGCTGATCAACGTGCGCATTGCCGCTCCGGTCGTCACCGGCATCGCGATGGCTGCCACCGTCGGCGCGGGCGCCACCGCGGAGCTCGGGGCGATGCGGATCAGCGAGGAGATCGACGCCCTGGAAGTGATGGGCATCAAGTCGATCTCGTTCCTGGCCACCACGCGGTTCATGGCCGGGCTGGTCGTGATCATCCCGATCTACGCGCTGGCGATGATCATGTGCTTCCTGTCGCCGCAGATCACCACGACGGTGCTCTACGGGCAGTCCAACGGAACCTATGACCACTACTTCCGGACGTTCCTGCGCCCCGACGACGTGTTCTGGTCGTTCCTGGAGGCCATCATCATCACCGCGGTCGTGATGATCACGCACTGCTTCTACGGCTACAACGCCGGCGGCGGGCCCGTCGGCGTCGGCGAGGCCGTTGGTCGATCGATGCGATTCTCTTTGGTCTCGGTGCAGGTTGTGGTGTTGTCGGCCGCGTTGGCGCTGTACGGCGTCAACCCGAACTTCGCCTTAACGGTGTAA
- a CDS encoding MCE family protein, giving the protein MTRPGKTNAARTPPYKLAGVGLLVVGVLVFVLIYGQFRGDFTPKTQLTMLASRAGLVMDPGSKVTYNGVEIGRVATISEIVRDGKPAAKFTLDVYPRYLKLIPANVTADIKATTVFGGKYVSLTTPQNPSTQRLSASSVIDARSVTTEINTLFQTVTSIAEKVDPVKLNLTLSAAAQSLAGLGDKFGQSIVNGNAVLDDVNPQMPQIRHDIQQLAGLGDTYANASPDLFDFLNNAVVTSRTINQQQKDLDRALLSAAGFGNTGAEIFEKGGPYLARGAADLVPSAQLLDTYSPAIFCTLRNYHDIEPKAASFLAGNGYSLNAHTEALSGLGLLANPVSAVATIASLVGGIAGVVGGAPNPYIYPENLPRVNARGGPGGAPGCWQHITHDLWPAPELVMDSGNSIAPYNHLDTGSPYAIEYVWGRQVGDNTINP; this is encoded by the coding sequence ATGACCCGACCCGGAAAGACGAACGCAGCGCGGACCCCGCCCTACAAATTGGCGGGCGTCGGCCTGTTGGTCGTCGGCGTGCTCGTCTTCGTGTTGATCTACGGGCAGTTCCGCGGCGACTTCACCCCCAAGACCCAGCTGACCATGCTGGCGTCGCGGGCGGGTCTGGTCATGGACCCGGGTTCCAAGGTCACCTACAACGGCGTCGAGATCGGGCGGGTGGCCACCATCTCCGAGATCGTCCGCGACGGTAAGCCGGCGGCGAAGTTCACCCTCGACGTCTATCCGCGGTACCTGAAGCTGATCCCGGCCAACGTGACTGCCGACATCAAGGCCACCACGGTGTTCGGCGGCAAGTACGTGTCGCTGACGACGCCGCAGAACCCGTCGACGCAACGGCTCAGCGCGTCGTCGGTGATCGACGCGAGGTCGGTGACGACGGAGATCAATACGTTGTTCCAGACCGTCACCTCGATCGCGGAAAAGGTGGATCCGGTCAAGCTGAACCTGACGCTGAGTGCGGCCGCGCAATCGCTGGCCGGCCTCGGCGACAAGTTCGGGCAGTCGATCGTCAACGGCAACGCGGTCCTCGACGACGTCAACCCGCAGATGCCGCAGATCCGCCACGACATCCAGCAGCTGGCCGGCCTCGGCGACACCTACGCCAACGCCTCGCCGGACCTGTTCGACTTCCTCAACAACGCGGTCGTCACCTCACGCACGATCAACCAGCAGCAGAAGGACCTGGACCGGGCGCTGCTATCGGCCGCCGGGTTCGGCAACACCGGCGCCGAGATCTTCGAGAAGGGCGGCCCGTACCTGGCGCGCGGCGCCGCCGACCTGGTGCCGTCGGCGCAGCTGCTGGACACCTACAGCCCGGCGATCTTCTGCACCCTGCGCAACTACCACGACATCGAACCCAAGGCCGCCTCGTTCCTCGCCGGCAACGGTTACTCGCTAAACGCCCACACCGAGGCGCTGTCCGGCCTTGGGCTGCTCGCCAACCCGGTGTCCGCGGTGGCCACGATCGCGAGCCTGGTCGGTGGCATTGCCGGGGTGGTCGGCGGGGCGCCGAACCCCTACATCTATCCCGAGAACCTGCCGCGGGTGAACGCCCGCGGTGGTCCGGGCGGTGCGCCGGGCTGCTGGCAGCACATTACGCATGACCTCTGGCCCGCTCCCGAGTTGGTGATGGACTCCGGCAACAGCATCGCGCCGTACAACCACCTCGACACCGGTTCGCCCTACGCAATCGAATACGTGTGGGGCCGTCAGGTAGGGGATAACACGATCAACCCATGA
- a CDS encoding virulence factor Mce family protein has translation MKITGTLVRLGIFSLVLLLFTVMIVVVFGQMRFDRTNAYTAEFSNISGLRQGQFVRASGVEIGKVDSVQLVDSGKRVRVKFNVDRSVPLYQSTTAQIRYLDLIGNRYLELKRGEGEGADKVLPPGGFIPLSRTAPALDLDALIGGFKPLFRALDPEKVNTIASALITVFQGQGGTINDILDNTAQLTNQIGERDQAIGEVIKNLNVVLDTTVRHRQQFDQTINNLEVLITGLRDHGDQLAGGTAHISNAAGTVADLLGEDRALLHKSINYLDGIQQPLIDQQDQLQDYLKKVPSALNMIGRAIGSYGDFVNFYACDITLKINGLQAGGPVRTVRLFQQPTGRCTPQ, from the coding sequence ATGAAAATCACCGGTACGCTCGTCCGACTCGGCATCTTCTCCCTGGTGCTGCTGCTCTTCACTGTGATGATCGTCGTGGTGTTCGGTCAGATGCGGTTTGACCGCACCAACGCCTACACCGCGGAGTTCAGCAACATCAGCGGGCTGCGGCAGGGCCAATTCGTCCGCGCCTCCGGCGTGGAGATCGGCAAGGTCGACTCGGTGCAGCTGGTCGACAGCGGCAAGCGCGTGCGGGTGAAGTTCAACGTGGACCGCTCGGTTCCGCTGTATCAGTCGACGACGGCGCAGATTCGCTACCTGGACCTGATCGGTAATCGGTATCTGGAACTCAAGCGCGGCGAGGGTGAAGGCGCGGACAAGGTGCTGCCGCCGGGTGGCTTCATCCCGCTGTCGCGTACCGCGCCGGCTCTGGACCTCGACGCGCTGATCGGTGGTTTCAAGCCGCTGTTCCGGGCGCTGGATCCGGAGAAGGTCAACACCATCGCGAGCGCGCTCATCACGGTGTTCCAGGGTCAAGGCGGCACGATCAACGACATCCTGGACAACACCGCGCAGCTGACGAACCAGATCGGCGAGCGTGACCAGGCCATCGGCGAGGTGATCAAGAACCTGAACGTGGTGCTGGACACGACGGTCCGGCACCGCCAGCAATTCGACCAGACCATTAACAACCTCGAGGTGCTGATCACCGGGCTCAGGGACCACGGCGATCAGCTGGCCGGCGGGACCGCACACATCAGCAATGCGGCGGGCACCGTGGCCGATCTGCTGGGCGAGGATCGGGCGCTGCTGCACAAGTCCATCAACTACCTGGACGGGATTCAGCAGCCGCTGATCGACCAGCAAGACCAACTGCAGGACTACCTCAAGAAGGTGCCGAGCGCGCTGAACATGATCGGGCGCGCCATCGGGTCGTACGGAGACTTCGTGAACTTCTACGCCTGCGACATCACGTTGAAAATCAACGGTCTGCAAGCTGGTGGTCCGGTCCGCACGGTCCGGCTCTTCCAGCAGCCGACGGGTAGGTGCACGCCGCAATGA
- a CDS encoding virulence factor Mce family protein, with translation MRTLEPPNRFRIGLMGIVVTLLVIGVGQSFTSVPILMARPAYYGQFTDSGGINVGDKVRIAGMDVGKVEALKIDGDHITMKFSIGTNTIGTESRLAIRTDTILGKKVMEIEARGNQQLKPGATLPLGQSTTPYQIYDAFFDVTKAASGWNIDTVKESLHVLSQTIDQTYPHLSAALEGVSKFSDTVGKRDAEVKHLLAQANQVASVLGDRSEQVDRLLVNAKTLLAAFNERGQAINALLGNIAAFSEQVKGLINDNPNLNHVLEQLRTISKILVERKDDVAAGLTEVGHFLPSLNEAIASGPFFKVVLHNLALYQIIQPWVDAAFKKRGIDPENFWRSAGLPEYRWPDPNGARFPNGAPPPAPPVLEGTPEHPGPAIPPGSPCSYTPANPGGNVTVGDEGLPRPWNPLPCAGAAVGPFGGPGFPAPVDVAVSPPNPDGLPPTPGINIAGRPGDPPPNVPGTPVPLPTQAPPGARTENLGPAGPVPPPSTFAPGLPPGPPAPPGPGNQLPAPFINPGGSGGSGVTGGSQN, from the coding sequence ATGAGAACGCTGGAACCCCCGAACCGGTTTCGGATCGGCCTGATGGGCATCGTGGTCACGCTGCTCGTGATCGGCGTCGGGCAAAGCTTCACCAGTGTCCCGATCCTGATGGCCAGGCCGGCGTACTACGGGCAGTTCACCGACTCCGGCGGGATCAACGTCGGCGACAAGGTGCGCATCGCCGGCATGGACGTCGGCAAGGTTGAGGCCCTCAAGATCGACGGCGACCACATCACGATGAAGTTCTCGATCGGCACCAACACCATCGGCACCGAGAGCCGGCTGGCGATCCGGACCGACACCATCCTCGGTAAGAAGGTCATGGAGATCGAGGCGCGGGGCAACCAGCAGCTGAAACCCGGCGCCACGCTGCCATTGGGCCAGAGCACCACGCCGTATCAGATTTACGACGCGTTCTTCGACGTCACCAAGGCCGCCTCCGGCTGGAACATCGATACGGTCAAAGAGTCGCTGCACGTGCTGTCGCAGACCATCGACCAGACCTATCCGCACCTGAGCGCCGCGCTCGAGGGCGTCTCGAAGTTCTCCGACACGGTCGGCAAACGTGACGCCGAGGTCAAGCACCTGCTGGCCCAGGCCAACCAGGTGGCCAGCGTGCTGGGCGACCGCAGTGAGCAGGTCGACCGCCTGCTGGTCAACGCCAAGACGCTGCTGGCCGCGTTCAACGAGCGCGGGCAGGCCATCAACGCCCTGCTGGGCAACATCGCCGCGTTCTCCGAACAGGTCAAGGGCCTGATCAACGACAACCCGAACCTCAACCACGTGCTCGAGCAGTTGCGCACGATCAGCAAGATCCTGGTCGAGCGCAAGGACGACGTGGCAGCGGGTCTGACCGAGGTCGGCCACTTCCTGCCGTCCTTGAATGAGGCCATCGCGTCGGGGCCGTTCTTCAAGGTGGTGCTGCACAACCTGGCGCTCTACCAGATCATCCAGCCGTGGGTGGACGCCGCATTCAAGAAGCGCGGCATCGACCCGGAGAACTTCTGGCGCAGTGCCGGTCTGCCGGAATACCGCTGGCCCGACCCCAACGGCGCCCGGTTCCCCAACGGTGCACCGCCGCCGGCACCGCCGGTGCTGGAGGGCACCCCGGAGCATCCCGGACCGGCCATCCCACCCGGATCGCCGTGCTCGTACACGCCGGCCAATCCCGGCGGCAACGTCACCGTCGGCGACGAGGGTCTGCCGCGGCCGTGGAACCCGTTGCCGTGCGCCGGTGCGGCGGTCGGCCCGTTTGGGGGGCCGGGCTTCCCGGCACCCGTCGACGTTGCTGTGTCGCCGCCGAACCCGGACGGTCTGCCGCCCACGCCCGGCATCAATATCGCCGGGCGCCCGGGTGACCCGCCCCCGAACGTGCCGGGCACGCCGGTGCCGTTGCCGACCCAGGCTCCGCCGGGCGCGCGCACCGAGAACCTGGGACCGGCCGGGCCGGTGCCGCCGCCGTCGACCTTCGCTCCGGGTCTGCCGCCGGGTCCCCCGGCGCCGCCCGGACCGGGGAACCAGTTGCCGGCGCCGTTCATCAACCCCGGCGGCTCGGGCGGTAGTGGTGTCACGGGAGGTAGCCAGAATTGA
- a CDS encoding MCE family protein codes for MSTIFDVRNVRLPKFSRTTVIIGALVIVVALVVGYVGYRLFEKLTNNTVVAYFPAANALYKGDKVQIMGLRVGSIDSIEPLGDKMKVTFHYENKYKVPANASAVILNPTLVASRAIQLEPPYKGGPVLGDNAVIPEERTQVPVEWDELRNSITNIISKLGPTKEQPTGPFGEVISSFADGLEGKSKQINTALNSLSSALNALNEGRGDFFAVVRSLALFVNALHADDAQFVALNQNLADVTGRLASDDGALNNALQQFDSLLSTVRPWLDKNREVLTTDVNNLETATNTLLQPDSLNGLETALHVLPTAAANINQIYHPSHGSVVAIPAITNFANPMQFICSSIQAGSRLGYQESAELCAQYLAPILDAIKFNYLPFGLNLFSTAETLPKEVAYSEDRLHPPNGYKDTTVPGIWVPDTPTSHRNTQQGWIVAPGMQGQQVGPITAGLMTPESLEELMGGPNIAPVQSNLQTPPGPPNAYDENPILPPIGLRAPTPIQPPAPGPGVIPGPVAPTPAPVGAPAPNAGGPASPADFGGGQ; via the coding sequence TTGAGCACCATCTTTGACGTCCGCAACGTCCGGCTACCGAAGTTCTCCCGGACGACCGTGATCATCGGAGCGCTGGTCATCGTCGTCGCCCTGGTCGTCGGCTATGTCGGCTACCGGCTGTTCGAGAAGCTGACGAACAACACCGTCGTCGCCTACTTCCCGGCGGCGAACGCGCTCTACAAGGGGGACAAGGTCCAGATCATGGGCCTGCGGGTGGGCTCGATCGACAGCATCGAGCCGCTCGGCGACAAGATGAAGGTGACCTTCCACTACGAGAACAAGTACAAGGTCCCGGCCAACGCCTCGGCGGTGATCCTCAACCCCACCCTGGTGGCGTCGCGCGCGATCCAGCTGGAGCCGCCTTACAAGGGCGGACCCGTGCTGGGCGACAACGCCGTGATCCCCGAAGAGCGCACCCAGGTGCCGGTGGAGTGGGACGAACTGCGCAACAGCATCACCAACATCATCTCGAAGCTGGGTCCGACCAAGGAGCAGCCGACGGGTCCGTTCGGTGAGGTCATCTCGTCGTTCGCCGACGGCCTGGAAGGCAAGAGTAAGCAGATCAACACCGCGCTCAACAGCTTGTCGTCGGCGCTGAACGCGTTGAACGAGGGTCGCGGCGACTTCTTCGCCGTGGTGCGCAGCCTGGCGCTGTTCGTCAACGCGCTGCACGCCGATGACGCGCAGTTCGTCGCACTGAACCAGAACCTGGCGGATGTCACCGGCCGGCTGGCGAGCGATGACGGCGCCTTGAACAATGCGCTCCAGCAGTTCGACAGCCTGCTCTCGACGGTCCGGCCGTGGCTGGACAAGAACCGCGAGGTGTTGACCACCGACGTCAACAACCTGGAAACCGCGACGAACACGCTGCTGCAACCCGATTCGCTGAACGGGCTGGAGACCGCGCTGCACGTGCTGCCGACGGCCGCGGCCAACATCAATCAGATCTATCACCCGTCGCACGGGTCGGTGGTCGCCATTCCGGCGATCACGAACTTCGCGAACCCGATGCAGTTCATCTGCAGCTCGATTCAGGCCGGCAGCCGGCTCGGCTATCAGGAATCCGCCGAACTGTGCGCGCAGTACCTGGCGCCGATCCTCGACGCGATCAAGTTCAACTACCTACCGTTCGGGTTGAACCTGTTCAGCACCGCCGAGACGTTGCCCAAGGAGGTCGCGTATTCCGAAGATCGGCTGCATCCGCCGAACGGCTACAAGGACACCACCGTCCCGGGCATCTGGGTGCCGGATACGCCGACCTCGCACCGCAACACCCAGCAGGGCTGGATCGTGGCGCCGGGTATGCAAGGCCAGCAGGTCGGGCCGATCACCGCGGGCCTGATGACGCCGGAATCGCTCGAGGAGCTGATGGGCGGACCCAATATCGCACCCGTTCAGTCGAACCTGCAGACCCCGCCGGGCCCGCCAAACGCTTACGACGAGAACCCGATCCTGCCGCCTATCGGGCTGCGGGCTCCGACGCCGATCCAGCCGCCGGCACCGGGACCGGGAGTGATTCCGGGTCCCGTCGCGCCGACCCCCGCGCCGGTCGGGGCCCCGGCACCCAACGCCGGTGGTCCGGCGTCCCCCGCTGACTTCGGGGGTGGCCAGTGA